In Horticoccus luteus, the following proteins share a genomic window:
- a CDS encoding RNA polymerase sigma factor has translation MERERFHRFLAARLGDATVADDLLQDSLLVALRKGGTLRRGERVVAWFYRILRRAIVDHYRRQARDRLRLDRLGKELQATESDRTSPPPDWEAVVCACFVGLLPTLNPRYADVLRRMDLRSGRKASVARELNLTVATLDVVLHRARAQLRERLEVFCGACSREGCLNCACEVREHRRTEKV, from the coding sequence GTGGAACGGGAACGCTTTCACCGGTTCCTGGCGGCGCGGCTGGGCGATGCGACTGTGGCGGACGATTTGCTACAGGACAGCCTCCTCGTCGCACTGCGCAAAGGCGGGACCCTGCGTCGGGGTGAGCGGGTGGTCGCTTGGTTTTACCGGATTCTGCGACGGGCGATCGTCGATCACTACCGCCGCCAGGCCCGAGACCGGCTCCGGCTGGATCGCCTCGGCAAAGAACTTCAAGCGACCGAGAGCGACCGGACGTCGCCGCCCCCGGATTGGGAGGCGGTCGTCTGTGCGTGCTTCGTCGGGTTGCTTCCGACGCTGAATCCGCGCTACGCCGACGTATTGCGACGGATGGATCTGCGCTCGGGACGCAAAGCTAGCGTCGCCCGTGAGTTGAATCTCACGGTCGCGACCTTGGATGTCGTGCTGCACCGGGCCCGGGCCCAGTTGCGTGAACGGCTGGAGGTTTTTTGCGGCGCTTGCAGCCGGGAGGGCTGTCTCAACTGTGCCTGTGAGGTCCGCGAACACCGCCGGACAGAAAAAGTGTAA
- a CDS encoding copper-translocating P-type ATPase yields the protein MKHHSPKHSHSDHGHSHGAEGAGQTARDGGNGHAGCRHHGSGDHREHQPKAAAAYYCPMCEGVESDRPGDCPKCGMALERNPAYREPARSIWTCPMHPQIEQDQPGDCPICGMALEPKAVTSTTVEDSHELRDMTRRFWVGGLLALPVLVLGMLHVVPALLHVVNSPASRWAQFLLSTPVVLWAGWPFFVRGAKSLRSGHWNMFTLIAIGVGAAWLYSVVAFFAPGFFPPSMRTHGVVDVYFEAAAVIVVFVLLGQVLELRARARTSTAIKALLNLAPPVALRLTAEGDREVPLDAVQAGDRLRVRPGAKVPVDGVVEEGASAVDESMITGESLPVEKKVGDHVTGGTVNATGSFVFRAEKVGTDTMLARIVNMVAEAQRSRAPIQGLADKVAGIFVPAVVIIAAVTFVAWFFIGPEPRLAHAIVNAVAVLIIACPCALGLATPMSIMVGVGRGAQAGVLVKHAEALELLGKVKWLVVDKTGTLTEGRPQLVDVVVADGTAETDLVRLAAAVERASEHPLAAAIVRGAEHRGISVPEAADFRSITAGGVMGKVEGRLVLVGKAKFLADQGVPSDSTLNERATQLQLEGKTALFVAIDGRSAGALAVADPIKATTREAMANLHALGIKVVMATGDNRHTAASVARQLGIDRFEAEVEPARKIALVEELKRTGDRVAMAGDGINDAPALAAADVGLAMGTGTDVAMESAGVTLVKGDLRGIAKAVHLSRATMGNIRQNLFFAFVYNALGVPIAAGALYPVFGWLLSPILAGAAMSLSSVSVITNALRLRRMRL from the coding sequence ATGAAGCATCATTCTCCCAAGCATTCCCACTCGGATCACGGCCACTCTCACGGGGCGGAGGGCGCAGGCCAAACGGCCCGGGACGGCGGGAATGGCCACGCCGGGTGCCGCCATCACGGTTCCGGCGACCACCGCGAACACCAGCCGAAGGCCGCGGCGGCCTACTACTGTCCCATGTGCGAGGGCGTCGAATCGGATCGACCCGGGGATTGTCCCAAATGCGGCATGGCGTTGGAGCGAAATCCAGCCTATCGCGAGCCCGCCAGGTCCATTTGGACCTGCCCGATGCATCCGCAGATCGAACAGGATCAGCCCGGCGACTGTCCCATTTGCGGCATGGCCCTCGAGCCGAAAGCCGTAACGTCCACGACGGTCGAGGACAGCCATGAACTGCGCGACATGACGCGGCGCTTCTGGGTGGGCGGACTGCTGGCGCTGCCGGTTCTCGTGCTGGGAATGCTGCATGTCGTGCCTGCGCTGCTGCACGTCGTGAATTCGCCGGCGAGCCGCTGGGCGCAGTTTCTCCTTTCGACTCCAGTGGTCCTGTGGGCAGGCTGGCCCTTCTTCGTGCGCGGCGCGAAATCGCTGCGGTCTGGCCATTGGAACATGTTCACACTGATCGCCATTGGCGTAGGCGCGGCCTGGCTCTACAGCGTTGTCGCCTTCTTTGCGCCGGGCTTTTTCCCGCCCTCGATGCGGACGCATGGTGTGGTCGACGTTTATTTCGAAGCCGCTGCCGTGATCGTCGTTTTCGTGCTGCTCGGCCAGGTGCTCGAACTGCGGGCCCGGGCGCGCACGTCGACGGCCATCAAGGCCCTGCTCAATCTGGCTCCCCCGGTAGCACTGCGTCTGACCGCCGAAGGGGATCGCGAAGTCCCGCTCGACGCTGTGCAGGCCGGGGACCGGCTGCGCGTGCGTCCCGGCGCCAAGGTGCCGGTGGACGGCGTGGTCGAGGAAGGTGCGTCTGCTGTCGACGAATCCATGATCACGGGGGAATCGCTGCCGGTCGAAAAGAAAGTCGGCGACCACGTCACGGGCGGCACCGTGAACGCGACTGGGAGCTTCGTGTTTCGGGCCGAGAAGGTCGGCACCGACACGATGCTCGCGCGCATCGTGAACATGGTTGCGGAGGCGCAACGCAGCCGGGCGCCGATTCAGGGCCTGGCGGATAAGGTGGCGGGGATTTTCGTGCCGGCCGTGGTGATTATTGCGGCGGTGACCTTCGTTGCGTGGTTTTTCATCGGCCCCGAACCGCGCCTAGCCCATGCCATCGTGAACGCCGTCGCCGTCCTGATTATCGCTTGCCCCTGTGCGCTGGGGCTCGCGACCCCCATGTCCATCATGGTGGGAGTGGGCCGGGGGGCGCAGGCCGGAGTCCTCGTCAAGCATGCGGAGGCGCTCGAACTCCTTGGCAAGGTGAAGTGGCTGGTCGTGGACAAGACGGGCACCTTGACGGAGGGGCGGCCCCAGCTGGTGGATGTGGTGGTGGCCGATGGCACGGCTGAGACGGATCTCGTGCGGTTGGCCGCCGCGGTCGAGCGAGCGTCGGAGCACCCGCTAGCTGCGGCCATCGTTCGCGGTGCTGAACACCGCGGGATTTCGGTGCCGGAGGCGGCGGACTTTCGTTCGATCACGGCCGGGGGTGTGATGGGCAAAGTGGAGGGGCGGTTGGTCCTCGTGGGGAAAGCCAAGTTTTTGGCGGACCAAGGCGTCCCGTCCGATTCCACCCTGAACGAACGAGCTACCCAACTGCAGTTGGAGGGTAAGACCGCCCTATTTGTTGCGATTGACGGACGGTCCGCAGGGGCGCTCGCCGTGGCTGATCCGATCAAGGCGACGACCCGCGAAGCCATGGCGAATCTCCACGCGCTCGGCATTAAGGTGGTGATGGCAACGGGCGACAATCGTCACACGGCAGCATCCGTCGCACGGCAACTGGGGATCGACCGCTTCGAGGCTGAGGTCGAGCCCGCCCGCAAGATCGCCCTCGTGGAGGAGCTGAAGCGGACCGGAGACCGCGTTGCCATGGCGGGTGACGGGATCAACGATGCCCCGGCGCTTGCGGCTGCCGATGTGGGCCTGGCCATGGGCACCGGCACGGACGTCGCGATGGAAAGCGCGGGAGTGACGCTCGTGAAAGGCGACCTCCGGGGGATTGCGAAGGCGGTGCACCTGTCTCGCGCCACCATGGGAAACATCCGGCAGAATCTCTTCTTTGCGTTCGTTTACAACGCGCTGGGCGTGCCGATCGCCGCCGGGGCCCTCTATCCTGTCTTCGGTTGGCTCCTGAGCCCGATCCTCGCGGGTGCGGCGATGTCCCTGTCATCGGTGTCGGTGATCACCAATGCCCTGCGGCTGCGGCGCATGCGGCTCTAA
- a CDS encoding DUF932 domain-containing protein produces MYRLVCRNGLTVADADFAHVSIRHVDISADAFAKAAQSVAENTPRMLEAVAKWQAVQLPQAARVEFARRAAGLRWDADQPVMKLLSPEKLLAPVRYGDAATDLWTTFNVVQEHLIRGGDRYMGYTAGMGIRRNRTRAVGGLSEGQKLNKALWSLASEFANN; encoded by the coding sequence CTGTATCGGTTGGTGTGCCGCAACGGTCTGACCGTCGCGGATGCCGACTTTGCCCATGTCTCGATCCGGCACGTGGACATTTCCGCCGACGCTTTCGCCAAGGCAGCACAGTCCGTCGCCGAGAACACGCCGCGCATGCTGGAGGCCGTCGCCAAGTGGCAGGCGGTTCAGCTCCCGCAGGCCGCCCGCGTCGAGTTCGCCCGGCGCGCGGCGGGCCTTCGTTGGGATGCCGATCAGCCCGTCATGAAGCTCCTTAGCCCTGAGAAGTTGCTGGCGCCGGTGCGATACGGCGATGCCGCCACGGACCTCTGGACTACCTTCAATGTGGTTCAGGAACACCTGATCCGAGGCGGTGACCGCTACATGGGCTACACTGCCGGCATGGGCATCCGCCGCAACCGGACGCGCGCGGTGGGCGGCTTGAGCGAGGGCCAGAAGCTCAACAAGGCGCTCTGGAGTCTCGCGAGCGAGTTCGCGAACAACTGA
- a CDS encoding HNH endonuclease, with product MPYEVTLLRTIYERTDGYCHICHCKLSFKNYASLGNRGSWEVEHSRPRACGGTDHRNNLFPACIRCNRDKSDFTTRTARKWNGTSRAPYSKAVKGKMRDDNAAAGGILGGLFGLAGGPVGVAFGAAVGAAIGRSIKPPKV from the coding sequence ATGCCCTACGAAGTCACCCTGCTCCGCACCATCTACGAACGCACCGACGGGTATTGCCATATCTGCCACTGCAAATTGTCGTTCAAAAACTACGCGTCTCTCGGGAATCGCGGATCATGGGAAGTGGAACATTCGCGTCCCCGCGCATGTGGCGGCACCGACCATCGCAACAACTTGTTTCCAGCATGTATTCGCTGCAATCGGGACAAGAGCGATTTCACCACCCGAACCGCGCGAAAATGGAATGGCACAAGTCGCGCCCCCTACTCGAAAGCCGTGAAGGGCAAAATGCGTGACGACAACGCCGCGGCGGGCGGGATACTCGGCGGATTGTTTGGATTGGCTGGCGGTCCTGTCGGCGTTGCCTTCGGGGCGGCCGTCGGTGCGGCAATTGGGCGAAGCATCAAACCGCCAAAAGTGTAG
- a CDS encoding ImmA/IrrE family metallo-endopeptidase: MAYTELSVTRRRWIADLAETAFADVGSVIPVQPTPLIEDQGITFSTGDYGNAFDGVLEHRRGQFHIYCNVRETDYPGSTRARFTVGHELGHYFIDEHRNALASGRVPAHRSFIDKAGNSVIETEANTFSSHLLMPQHDFRKAATKEKPGLQGLLNLSSTFNVSAQATAIRYVEECPVPCAAMMFRPGKRPWPAISPMLRKLGYDYGNAPEVTALPEGFASRTAHEAVSGGGLSPVFEAPSTASFWFAHVTASSPRNCVIVEQAVRLGPFGVLTLLLFPRL, translated from the coding sequence ATGGCCTACACGGAGTTGAGCGTTACTCGGCGGCGCTGGATCGCCGACCTCGCTGAAACCGCTTTTGCGGATGTCGGGAGCGTCATTCCAGTGCAACCAACACCGCTCATCGAGGATCAGGGCATCACCTTTTCGACCGGCGACTATGGGAACGCTTTTGACGGCGTGCTCGAACACCGGAGGGGGCAGTTTCACATTTACTGCAACGTGCGGGAAACGGATTACCCAGGTTCAACCCGAGCACGCTTCACCGTCGGCCACGAACTTGGTCACTACTTCATCGACGAGCACCGGAACGCACTCGCATCCGGCCGGGTGCCCGCGCACCGGTCGTTCATCGACAAGGCGGGCAACTCCGTGATCGAAACGGAAGCCAACACATTTTCTTCCCACCTGTTGATGCCGCAGCACGATTTCAGAAAAGCGGCGACGAAAGAGAAGCCCGGCCTACAAGGGCTCCTCAATCTAAGCAGCACCTTCAACGTCTCCGCACAAGCGACAGCCATCCGTTACGTCGAAGAGTGCCCGGTGCCGTGTGCGGCGATGATGTTCCGACCCGGCAAGCGACCGTGGCCCGCGATTTCTCCGATGTTGCGAAAACTTGGCTATGATTACGGCAATGCACCCGAAGTCACCGCGCTGCCGGAGGGCTTCGCATCCAGAACCGCGCACGAGGCGGTTTCGGGTGGCGGCCTGAGCCCCGTTTTCGAAGCGCCATCAACCGCAAGCTTCTGGTTCGCGCATGTCACGGCCTCATCGCCGCGAAACTGTGTGATCGTTGAGCAGGCGGTGCGACTCGGCCCTTTCGGAGTTCTGACATTGCTGCTGTTTCCCCGACTCTGA
- a CDS encoding RNA polymerase sigma factor encodes MENETDESLVTYMGFDDDEPIMAEDAAAELYRRHSKKMTGWCAKSFLLYRQNHEDLVKKTFQKALRAAKTFGPLKKELSDAEKTKHVKFWLYCILKNVCIDAYRSEYAEREERCEFDVETVGAIVALDPVDTEAAEPPTHRRIALIRAFVSGLAPHDQAILYNTMQYYDRRTGQTVMPKAVLEALCAELGMTKISLRTQRSRLLERMKQHVLDNE; translated from the coding sequence ATGGAAAACGAGACGGATGAATCCCTGGTGACCTACATGGGATTCGATGACGACGAGCCCATCATGGCCGAAGACGCCGCGGCCGAGTTGTATCGGCGCCACTCCAAAAAGATGACCGGCTGGTGCGCTAAAAGCTTTCTTCTCTACCGCCAGAATCATGAGGATTTGGTTAAGAAAACCTTCCAGAAAGCTCTCCGCGCGGCGAAGACGTTCGGACCGTTAAAAAAGGAACTCTCCGACGCGGAGAAAACCAAGCACGTCAAGTTCTGGCTCTATTGTATTCTGAAGAACGTCTGCATCGACGCCTATCGCAGCGAATACGCCGAGCGCGAAGAGCGTTGTGAATTCGATGTCGAGACCGTGGGCGCCATCGTGGCGCTCGACCCGGTGGACACCGAAGCGGCCGAGCCCCCGACCCACCGCCGGATCGCACTCATTCGTGCGTTCGTTTCCGGCCTGGCACCCCACGACCAAGCGATTCTCTACAACACCATGCAGTATTACGACCGCCGCACCGGGCAAACCGTCATGCCGAAGGCTGTCTTGGAAGCACTCTGCGCCGAGCTGGGTATGACCAAGATTTCACTTCGAACTCAACGCTCCCGCCTCTTGGAGCGCATGAAGCAACACGTGCTCGATAACGAGTAA
- a CDS encoding multiubiquitin domain-containing protein, which yields MSDKNQPNAGPDAGLVDEVDLEQVAKAGGKPPKAKRYRIRIDDQYYVVSQGSMTGAELLKLASKTPPENYILTQKLRGGVIKTIGLSDVVDFTTPGIERFNTLPRQVQEG from the coding sequence ATGTCAGACAAGAATCAACCCAACGCCGGCCCCGATGCCGGTCTCGTCGACGAGGTCGATCTGGAGCAGGTCGCTAAAGCGGGCGGAAAGCCGCCGAAGGCCAAGCGTTACCGCATCCGCATCGACGATCAATACTACGTCGTGAGCCAAGGCTCCATGACTGGCGCCGAGTTGCTGAAACTCGCCAGTAAAACGCCCCCGGAAAATTACATTCTGACCCAAAAGCTCCGGGGGGGCGTGATCAAGACTATCGGCCTGTCGGATGTCGTGGATTTCACCACGCCCGGCATCGAGCGTTTCAACACCCTGCCGCGGCAGGTGCAGGAGGGTTGA
- a CDS encoding E2/UBC family protein encodes MRHDFSLPEEDEESLNALGIPWETIRDGGNQWLLLHEMPFREGFNHRTGSVAVQIPPSYPTAGLDMAYFFPHLARLDGKTIGQTQCKQPIDGKQWQRWSRHYSWVPGVHSVSTHVVLIHRWLEAATN; translated from the coding sequence ATGAGGCATGATTTTTCTTTGCCCGAGGAGGACGAGGAAAGCCTCAATGCCTTGGGCATCCCATGGGAAACGATCCGTGACGGGGGCAACCAATGGTTGCTCCTTCACGAGATGCCGTTTCGTGAGGGCTTCAACCATCGCACGGGGTCCGTTGCCGTGCAGATTCCGCCCAGTTATCCGACCGCTGGCCTCGATATGGCCTATTTCTTTCCCCATCTAGCAAGGCTCGACGGGAAGACTATCGGGCAAACTCAGTGCAAGCAGCCGATTGACGGTAAGCAATGGCAGCGGTGGTCCCGGCACTACTCCTGGGTGCCGGGCGTGCACAGCGTCTCAACTCATGTGGTCCTCATCCATCGGTGGCTGGAAGCCGCCACAAACTAA
- a CDS encoding ThiF family adenylyltransferase: protein MAGSRHKLMLRQPEIILRLTATQHDQLKRTLFPGDGKESVAVALCGTHRSAQRTVLSVHRINAVPDESCTERSAVSVVWPTEPQVPLFSEGARKKMVVLKIHSHPSGFPRFSGLDDKADRALLGSLLKLAPNEIGHASAVMLPEGKIFARLLGGEGRFSKIARVVVVGDEIVSFEDSRSIKGALFDEAFLRTQQAFGARTASMLSKMRVGVVGCSGTGSWVVEMLSRLGVGELVLVDPDVIERKNLNRILNSVASDAAAARPKVKVFARAIRRLGLGTKVTSYQTDILQRKVVHSLAGCDFLFGCVDSADGRDALNRVAAFYIIPYVDVGVLLQADGKGSVQQVCAAVHYLIPDGSSLLSRRVITAEQVRAESLRRRSPDQYAALRKEGYIQGVNVDSPAVISINGFAASHAVNEMLARIHPFRRDANGEFRAQTFSLSDGAWLRIEDGPVCPFLSKRTGRGDCEPMLDNSELS from the coding sequence GTGGCTGGAAGCCGCCACAAACTAATGCTTCGTCAACCCGAGATCATTCTCCGCCTTACGGCGACCCAGCACGACCAACTCAAGCGAACCCTCTTTCCCGGTGACGGCAAAGAATCGGTCGCGGTGGCGCTCTGCGGCACGCATCGTAGCGCCCAACGCACCGTGCTCAGCGTGCATCGGATCAACGCCGTGCCGGACGAAAGTTGCACCGAGCGGAGTGCGGTTTCCGTCGTTTGGCCGACCGAACCACAGGTGCCGCTCTTCTCAGAGGGCGCGAGAAAAAAGATGGTGGTGCTGAAAATTCACAGTCATCCGTCGGGATTTCCCCGGTTTTCTGGCCTGGATGACAAAGCCGACCGTGCCTTGCTCGGGAGCTTGCTCAAGCTCGCGCCGAACGAAATCGGCCATGCGAGTGCCGTGATGCTGCCCGAGGGGAAAATCTTCGCGCGTCTCCTCGGGGGTGAGGGGCGATTTTCGAAAATCGCTCGCGTGGTGGTCGTGGGCGATGAAATCGTCAGCTTTGAGGACAGCCGTTCGATCAAGGGAGCGCTGTTTGATGAAGCCTTCCTGCGGACGCAGCAGGCATTCGGTGCCAGAACGGCTTCGATGCTCTCGAAAATGCGCGTTGGCGTCGTGGGTTGTTCTGGCACGGGGAGCTGGGTCGTCGAAATGCTGTCTCGACTCGGTGTTGGTGAACTCGTGCTCGTTGATCCCGATGTGATCGAGCGGAAGAACCTCAACCGTATCCTCAACAGCGTGGCGAGCGACGCCGCGGCGGCGCGCCCCAAAGTGAAGGTGTTCGCCCGTGCCATCCGACGCCTGGGTCTTGGCACGAAGGTGACGAGTTATCAGACAGACATTCTCCAGCGCAAAGTTGTCCACTCCTTGGCGGGCTGTGATTTTCTGTTCGGTTGCGTCGATTCTGCCGATGGCCGGGACGCGCTGAATCGGGTCGCTGCCTTTTACATCATCCCCTACGTTGATGTGGGTGTGCTCCTGCAAGCGGATGGGAAAGGCAGCGTGCAACAGGTCTGCGCCGCGGTTCACTATTTGATTCCCGACGGCTCAAGCCTCCTCAGCCGCCGCGTCATCACTGCTGAGCAGGTGCGCGCTGAATCGCTACGCCGGCGCTCTCCCGATCAATATGCGGCCTTGCGGAAGGAAGGCTACATTCAGGGCGTAAATGTCGATAGCCCGGCCGTGATCAGCATCAACGGGTTTGCGGCGAGTCATGCGGTGAACGAGATGCTGGCCCGGATTCATCCGTTCCGACGCGATGCCAACGGCGAATTTCGTGCGCAGACTTTTTCGTTGTCTGACGGTGCGTGGTTGAGGATCGAAGACGGTCCGGTATGCCCGTTTCTTAGCAAGCGGACCGGTCGTGGAGATTGTGAGCCGATGCTCGATAACTCGGAACTGTCATGA
- a CDS encoding DUF6527 family protein → MTKKFLRWIERLFRTTKDSAEAFQWAKVEHLPTPLAEKKIYVLGDDECEWAAAMACPCGCGSTIHLSLAPDSRPTWRVRRHRNGTVSLLPSVWRTVGCRSHFVLYKGRIFWCRNEPFE, encoded by the coding sequence ATGACCAAGAAATTCCTGCGCTGGATCGAACGCCTCTTTCGCACGACCAAGGATAGCGCCGAGGCGTTCCAATGGGCCAAGGTTGAACATTTGCCGACGCCGTTGGCGGAGAAAAAAATTTACGTGCTGGGAGACGACGAATGTGAATGGGCGGCTGCGATGGCCTGTCCTTGCGGCTGTGGATCGACCATTCACCTAAGCTTGGCTCCCGATAGTCGGCCCACTTGGCGCGTGCGGCGTCACCGCAACGGCACGGTCAGTCTCTTGCCCTCGGTTTGGAGAACCGTCGGCTGCCGGAGCCATTTTGTGCTCTACAAGGGCCGAATCTTTTGGTGCCGCAACGAGCCTTTCGAATAG
- the gnd gene encoding phosphogluconate dehydrogenase (NAD(+)-dependent, decarboxylating): MKKKNTRQLGMIGLGRMGGAMVRRLLKDGHRCVVFDRSPKAVQALTKFKATGASSLADLVNKLQRPRAIWLMVPAAVVDATIADLTPLLDPGDILLDGGNSYYVDDLRRAKELAQQGLHYVDVGTSGGVWGGDRGYCQMIGGEAAIVKHLDPIFASLAPGRGDIPRTAGRKKPGNTAEQGYLHCGPNGAGHFVKMVHNGIEYGMMAAYAEGLAVLRAANVGHQTMKVSAETTPLRHPANYQFDLPLDDIAEVWRRGSVIASWLLDLTANALAADTHLTQFEGRVSDSGEGRWTVKAAIDEGVPVPVLSAALYARFSSRGQADYQDKILSALRFQFGGHAEEPIH; this comes from the coding sequence ATGAAAAAGAAAAACACGCGGCAGCTCGGCATGATCGGATTGGGGCGGATGGGCGGCGCGATGGTCCGGCGCCTCCTCAAGGACGGCCACCGGTGCGTCGTCTTCGACCGCTCGCCCAAGGCCGTCCAAGCGTTGACGAAATTCAAGGCCACCGGCGCGTCCTCCCTCGCCGATCTCGTGAACAAACTTCAGCGACCGCGCGCGATCTGGCTGATGGTCCCGGCGGCAGTCGTCGATGCCACCATCGCCGATCTGACGCCGTTGCTCGATCCCGGCGACATCCTCCTCGACGGCGGCAATTCCTACTACGTTGACGATCTCCGTCGCGCCAAGGAGCTCGCGCAGCAGGGGCTGCATTACGTCGATGTCGGCACCAGCGGCGGAGTGTGGGGCGGCGACCGCGGCTATTGCCAGATGATCGGCGGCGAGGCCGCGATCGTGAAGCATCTCGATCCGATCTTCGCCTCCCTCGCGCCGGGCCGCGGCGATATTCCGCGCACGGCAGGCCGGAAGAAACCGGGCAACACCGCCGAGCAGGGCTACCTGCACTGCGGCCCGAACGGCGCGGGCCACTTCGTGAAGATGGTCCACAACGGCATCGAATACGGCATGATGGCCGCCTACGCCGAGGGCCTCGCGGTGTTGCGCGCGGCGAACGTCGGTCATCAAACGATGAAGGTGAGCGCCGAGACGACTCCATTGCGCCACCCGGCAAACTACCAGTTTGACCTGCCGCTGGATGACATCGCCGAAGTGTGGCGGCGCGGCAGCGTAATCGCATCGTGGCTGCTCGATCTGACGGCCAACGCGCTGGCGGCCGACACACATCTTACGCAGTTCGAAGGGCGGGTGTCCGATTCCGGCGAAGGTCGCTGGACGGTGAAGGCCGCCATCGACGAAGGGGTGCCGGTGCCCGTGCTCAGCGCGGCACTTTACGCGCGGTTCAGCTCGCGCGGGCAAGCGGACTATCAGGACAAAATCCTTTCGGCCCTCCGCTTCCAATTCGGCGGTCACGCCGAGGAGCCCATTCACTGA